A region of the Montipora foliosa isolate CH-2021 chromosome 8, ASM3666993v2, whole genome shotgun sequence genome:
CATTCGGCTAAACTACATGTCGATCAGTTGTGAGACACTGTTTTAATCATGGTCACCGTGTTCATGTGTTGTACGATCACAAAGTTCATGAAGAGATGGCATGGGTGGATGAGCAAGCACCCAATGAAAGATTATACTGGTTTCCAGGCCTCTTTCCAGAAACCTGAGCTGTATATATTTGTACCATTCTCAGTGGTCTCACCTCGAATGTATAAAAGGGGGAGTAAACAAAGGAATGATGCTATTCTCTCGAAGCGGCGTGCAGATAGTTTCACCATGCCTGACCCTCAGGTTCCAGCTAATGCTCTTCAAGAAGCCCAGGCTGTTTTGCAAAACCCAGCTCCTGACGAAGCCCACGCGCCGGCTCAAACTGGTGAAGTTGTGAAACtctgggcgttttccatttacaaaaaatttccggaaatttcggtggaaatttccatcgggtgaaaaacgtgttccatttaactcaggtccgttcgccgcccagtgattgcgattttacgcgccaaaatttaaaaatgtggccgtgaatagcctggaagtggtaagacctttcaaaagttgtaaatggaacacacatttccatcggaaagtttccaacgggaaaacaggactaccttttcagaagttccgtttattccggaaattttccagtggaacgaaccaaaaacgcgtgttccatttacatcccaaccggaatttccggaatttcttggtaaatgaaAAACGGCGTctattttctctgtcctttgtCTCGTGTTTCGTTCTGGTTCTCgagtgttttgtttctgtttcgGTTCTACGCTTCTGTTTGTTTTCGTCCCCCTTGTTTTACTTTTACCGCTTTGCTCGTTTGCCCTGCTTTGAACGTTTTGCCCTTTTATTTGTGGGCTTTGCAGGctattttttaaattcataTGTTGTTTGCCCTGCTCTTTAATAACAATCCATCTTTAATCTGAACTCACAAAAGGTACaggatgcagaaaaaaaaaacagtattcACAAAGAAGCACATGTAACCCCCAGCAGTATCGAATGATCCTATTCAACGAATCACATTGCATGGTTATTTTTTGCCTAACACTCCCACTTAATAAGCATTTGATGTGTATCCTCTATGGTAAACAGAAAAACAATAAGCCtttttgcgttcgaggtacgagaacgcaacccctaatttgtgttgtaagggaagttttttcgagattgcattttcgtcgtggacacacttttgcctcgctttgaggtgcttggttacgttttggctcaatttgacgaactaacgcacgtggtgatttgtgcgtcgtcggcgttcattatattctagcgtttggtgaggtgtgataatcttccattgttcatcgttgaaaagagctgaaagattgctaaaggtctgtcaactgaagtcggtaaaattttactttggattaagcatggttcgtcactgtccttggaaaatgtgtgcgactcctcgcgttTGCATCAAACtgggttgttttgctcggcggccgttgtgccacaaagtaaatctaccgacggatatgacgctcgtcggcgccatttcatcatgacttgtgatgtttacggcactgaaatcaacaaacttaattgtcccagcgttcagcacagaaaagtaatcttaggtctttaataccacaagctgaaaagacttgcaagtaacagtttcattttagagtaattttcagtagttgtctacttgtagaattccaaataaatagttaatgattacgtctaacaagttgtcacgttcatagatgcagtacagtggaattagatcgttatatcgaggtatcattataacgagactcccgatataacgatattgccttaaaataaccgaaaatatctttatatcggggtaaaattaacatgtgcttttttactactgtacatattgtttaattaaacttgtaatgagtatcaaatgactcacaatttgcaaagcattagacgttatcaaggttacacaacaaagtctgtggtatgaatcataaaggggaaacaaaacaaaacaaaacttaaacatttgaagttgtatctgtgtactgatgctgtaatatcgttatatcagggaagattttacgctcgttacgctaagaactcagctttatatcgggaatatcgttatatcggggttctgtcccatacattttactgtaacttttgccgggacatagcatgcttatctttataccggggatatcgttatatcgaggatcgttgtatcggggttccactgtaataacatttccctatcgcacgaaccatccaccctcccccctcagttgctacctgtaccaaacctgtaccgtcctacaaacatcgaatgcactcgcctaagcttcgattacccctagtaacAAGCATAAACGTTCAACGAGTTTCTGAGTTTTTCAAATCGATTTCTAGTAAGTCCCTTTGTCATGATATCTGCCAACATATCACTTGATGGACAATAAAcaactttaatttaatttgaggCGATTCTTTCACGAATAAAATGAAACGCGAAATCAATGTGCTTTGTTCTGTTGTGGAATCTTGGTTTCCTTGAGATCTCTATGGCACCTTGATTGTCTTCATACAACACTGTAGGTAAATCAGCCTTACAACCAAGGTCAGCTAGTAGCTTTCGTAAGTAGATTGCTTCCTGTGTTGCTTGACTTAAGGCAACATATTCTGCCTCTGTAGTGGATTGTGCGACTGTGGCTTGTTTCTTGCTGCACCAACTGACTGTGGAATTAGCCACTTTGAAAACATATCCGGAAGTTAAGCGTCGATTGTCTGCATCCCCTGCCAAGTCGGCATCTGAAAAACCCCACAAATCATCTTCACGACCAGTCACCGAAAACTTCAAACCATAAGTCAATGTTCCTTTAATGTATCTGAGCACTCGTTTCACTCCCATCCAATGATCTTTGCTTGGATCAGAGATGAATTGTGACCCGCATTGAATAAACAACTGAAACATGTTAATTTAACACTCTtcctttaattattatttgtattcaacattttttacagTTTTGTACTCGCACCTTTTATTTTCCCACTCCGTTGTATCCCTTCAGTATTATATGTAACCttttttcactgatttgtaACTATTATTCTACAGTTTGTAATTTACACCTACTTGTTACCTACTTTATATAAAGCCACTTATTTGTAAACATCCCTCAACTGAAGATGGATACTGAGTAtctgaaacatgtcttgcaaatttaaaagttgtgtcgtttttttttttgtttaattgctaaaattgcatcaataattgcgaggatcatacatgtacctttaattgatttcatatccgtagttcagtatATAATTCATTTAGTTCATTGATTCATCCCTGGCAGAAACATTAGAgcctacaaatgaccagctcccaacgtcaaaccctgaatttttcgggcttctctacacaattgctaaaattgcattcacaaCTCCGACGATAACAGCTTTACTTGATTCCTTTTGGTACTCTAGCAAATTATGGGCTTGGAGCCATCTTGGCTAATGATCAGTTTAGATTTCTGCTGCTCGGGTCCTCTGCTCGTACATGTAATTCCACGACTTCAGTACAATATTAAAGGAGAcagtagacagagtaaaatctattaagtctcactcttaAGAGACAATGGGTTAgtaaacttaaggacggtgcctgctaattaaagatatttttgccccggtgtgtgactatgcaggaaatgtagatcttaacaagtgttattgtaattcaaaaagaaaattgggggtaaccacgcatttttcaaagataattcatgaataatctttgtcaaaagctttaaaatacaaagcaatgtatggcgttctttctcaaattgaagcttaattaactctcaaaaatgcatggttaccccccaattttctttttggataccaagagtacttactaagatctactttttccggacagttttaaaccgcgcaaaaatatccctgtattagtaagcatcaccgataggaaatccgagtatctcgagatgcgcagaacgtgtgcgcaataacaatagtaggcaccgtccttaattcctTTAAGAACTTACGTGATAATTATGATACCACTCTAACCAAAATTTAGAGAATTCATTGTAAAGGAAACCcatgaatttcgtcatttaTCGCCTattaattagttttttcttgttaattcaaTCTGTGATTTATTTGATTACCACCAATTAGTCAATATCCTTTTTGGTACACAGCACAAGACGTTTTCCCCTTTTCTTTTCCGTTACGTCATTCAGAGATTCGTGTAGTCACGTTTTTGGTCAGTCGTTCTTAGTCTGTCTCGCGTTAACATCAACCAAagtatttctttgaaaacatttcctTCGGAGAATTTACTGGAGACCTTTATTGGAGAACTTGTAACCGCAGAAACCAGATAAGACGTAAGTCAAACTTCACCACTTTGTAGAACTTTCCTCTTTTGCGGAGTATTTTTAGTTTAGTTCCCTTGTTTAGAAGATATGATTTCCCTTTTTTAGTTTTCACCGCATTGCTGTAAATAGCCTGATTGTCGAATAAAGATTGTTGAATCAAGCGACCGTTTCAGTTCTGTGGTTGACCTGGCGGACTCAGTGCAACGCCACGCGCTACACAACACTGGGAACGCGACATTCATGCTATAGACCCTTCCATGGCTTTTGATTTGGGGAGGGAACACAGCTAAATTTAAAGTAAATGTATGGAATTTTGGCCGACTTTAAACCGCTGAGACAGATTTCCACAGtgaaagtgtcttttaaaagacatttatactgacattattttcatgaaatataaagaacagattcaggctacaacgaccataaacgaatttttaagattccgtacaaacccttctaaaacCATCACGGCAAATTGCCGTGAAATTATGCACCTATCACCGTCCCATGTTGGACTCAAGGATCAGTTCTCGgcccaattttgttttttactatatattaatgatttttgtCATTGCTCAAAAATTCTAGCATTtcatctatttgctgatgatgccATTATGTTCTATAGGCATAGAGATATTGATACTCTAAAACATAACATAAACGCTGAattaaataatgtaaatatatGGCTCTGCTCTAATAAGCTTTCACTAAATATAGAAAAGTCAAGTTTCGTCATATTTCACCCTCCTCAGAAAAAAAGTTAACTAGTGATTTCAGCTTGATGATAAATAACGTGTGTCTGAAGCAGGAAAGATATATTAAATACCTTGGTGTTTTTATAGACTCAAATTTAACATGGAACCCACAGGTCGAGTATATTTCAAAAAAGCTAAAGAGAAGTCTTGGAATATTATCTAAAATTCGCTATTATGTGGACATCACTGTCTTAATTCAGTGTTAATTAGCTTATATTAATCTATGGAATAATTGCCTAGCGCAACACCCATCCAACTACCTTACAACCtctatttgtttaaaaaaaaaaagctttgcgCTACATGACATTCTCAAAATTCGATGAGCACTCAAgtcctttgtttaaaaaaattaaatattattaaactACATGACCTGGTCTCCTATCATATTGCATTATTTATGTATAGATTTAAAAACAGATTATTACCTCTTGTTTTTGATACCTTCTTTTCTGAAGTGAGTGAGGTTCATACAAGATATGCAGCGAAACAATCATATTACCTTCCCAGAGTTAGAACGAACTATGGtaaatcaggagcccatctggagcgtgcaacttccatacagcgtctgtgaaacggcgttttcacaagtaggtttattttaaGACTTTCTTTTctcgcgaattaggtcaaaaaacaaaggtca
Encoded here:
- the LOC137968892 gene encoding uncharacterized protein; the protein is MFQLFIQCGSQFISDPSKDHWMGVKRVLRYIKGTLTYGLKFSVTGREDDLWGFSDADLAGDADNRRLTSGYVFKVANSTVSWCSKKQATVAQSTTEAEYVALSQATQEAIYLRKLLADLGCKADLPTVLYEDNQGAIEISRKPRFHNRTKHIDFAFHFIRERIASN